TCGCCATGAGAAAATGCCCCATCTCATGAAAGAATACAATCACTCCCAGCCCGAATATTATGGCAACAACACTCAGCATAATTTACTCACAATTCCGGAAGCAACGGCTCTCGCATTCCTGTCAGCTTCGAGTATATCCTCAAGACTCCCGATAGAGAAGGATCGATGAAGGGAAAGCACTTCATCAATGATTTCCGCAATATTCCCAAAGAGAATTCTGCCATCGAGAAACGCTTGAACAGCAATTTCATCTGCCGCATTTGCCACTGCCGGAAAAGTCTCTCCATCGATTCCGGTCTGAACAACAGTACTGAATGCAGGATACCTTGTCTCATCCATTTCCCTGAACGTGAGTGTTCCCCAGTTAAAAGGTCTATCACCAGCAATTAAATCAAGCTCCCCGTCCGGCCACTGAAGTGCGAATTGAATCGGTACTTTCATGTCCGGCTGACCGAGCAGAGCTTTCCATGAACCATCCTCGAGTCTTATGAATGAATGCACAATACTCTGTGGATGAATTACCACATTAACGGGAATATTCTCGAAAAGCCAGCCTGCTTCTATAACCTCGTATGCCTTGTTAACCATGGTTGCAGAATCTACAGTGATCCTTGAACCCATTTCCCAGGTTGGATGTTTCAGAATCTGCTCAGGTCCGGCAGTTCTGATCTCATCAATTGGCATCAGGAGTGTGGATCCGCCACTCGCGGTTAAAGTAATCCCTCTGACAGGTCTTCTTTCTGACTGAAGGCA
This genomic window from Candidatus Aegiribacteria sp. contains:
- the dxr gene encoding 1-deoxy-D-xylulose-5-phosphate reductoisomerase, which produces MSIRKVAVLGSTGSVGRQALEIIDARPDLQLHSILCMRNSSLLRQQKEKFLPSMSAIVSPEGDIPHDIIKGTEVLDQVIEGADIVLNAIVGSAGLKASILCQELDIPIALANKESLVIGGKLLKDHLKAGKVIPVDSEHSTIARCLQSERRPVRGITLTASGGSTLLMPIDEIRTAGPEQILKHPTWEMGSRITVDSATMVNKAYEVIEAGWLFENIPVNVVIHPQSIVHSFIRLEDGSWKALLGQPDMKVPIQFALQWPDGELDLIAGDRPFNWGTLTFREMDETRYPAFSTVVQTGIDGETFPAVANAADEIAVQAFLDGRILFGNIAEIIDEVLSLHRSFSIGSLEDILEADRNARAVASGIVSKLC